From the genome of Paenibacillus sp. JQZ6Y-1, one region includes:
- the rlmH gene encoding 23S rRNA (pseudouridine(1915)-N(3))-methyltransferase RlmH — MHIQIIGVGKLKEKYLVQGIAEYSKRLTPYIKFQMTEVNDEKAPDTLSDAEVKIVKDKEGERILAQIKPDAHVVALTLDGKLWSSEEMAAEIDRLGTYGNSHVVFVIGGSHGIGDEVLKRAQQRLCFGRMTLPHQLMRLVLVEQVYRAVKINRGEPYHK, encoded by the coding sequence ATGCATATTCAGATTATTGGTGTAGGGAAGCTGAAAGAAAAGTATTTGGTGCAGGGGATTGCGGAGTATAGTAAACGATTGACGCCGTATATTAAGTTTCAGATGACGGAAGTGAATGATGAGAAGGCACCGGATACGCTCAGTGATGCGGAAGTGAAGATTGTGAAGGACAAGGAAGGCGAGCGGATTTTGGCGCAGATTAAGCCGGATGCACATGTAGTCGCGTTGACGCTGGACGGGAAGCTGTGGAGTTCGGAGGAGATGGCGGCGGAGATTGATCGGCTGGGCACGTATGGGAATAGTCATGTGGTGTTTGTGATTGGTGGCAGTCATGGGATTGGGGATGAGGTGCTGAAACGAGCGCAGCAACGGCTTTGTTTTGGTCGGATGACGTTGCCGCATCAGTTGATGCGATTGGTGCTGGTGGAGCAGGTGTATCGTGCGGTGAAGATTAATCGGGGAGAGCCGTATCATAAGTAA
- a CDS encoding PadR family transcriptional regulator, translated as MIPLLILGLLIQNPGAHGYELLALMEKRHYKYIVNFTKGSFYYHLQQLEEKGWIEQMQQNPLTSGRETRNFIITELGKAEFEQFMVKYGTKSEYVNLQCYGALLFAEEYDKDKLLELIQSQIDQTQARIALLDEYLSHTQEPHGTIDYYRRMNENSRAHHLVNLEWFEQLKAGIQGTV; from the coding sequence ATGATCCCGTTACTCATCCTTGGCTTGCTCATCCAAAATCCCGGCGCTCACGGCTATGAACTACTGGCTCTTATGGAAAAACGTCATTACAAATACATCGTAAATTTCACCAAAGGATCGTTTTATTATCATTTGCAGCAGCTTGAAGAAAAAGGCTGGATTGAACAGATGCAACAGAATCCGTTGACCAGTGGACGAGAAACGCGGAACTTTATCATCACCGAATTAGGCAAGGCTGAATTTGAGCAATTCATGGTCAAATACGGCACCAAATCGGAATATGTAAATCTTCAATGTTACGGAGCGCTTCTCTTTGCCGAGGAATATGACAAAGACAAATTGCTGGAGCTGATCCAATCGCAAATCGACCAGACCCAAGCCCGCATCGCTCTGCTTGATGAATATCTGTCCCATACGCAGGAACCTCACGGTACTATCGATTACTACCGCCGTATGAATGAAAACTCTCGTGCGCATCACTTGGTTAATTTGGAATGGTTTGAGCAATTGAAAGCGGGAATACAGGGGACTGTTTAG
- a CDS encoding TetR/AcrR family transcriptional regulator translates to MNHNDKTESNQPQGTGESTPPSVPKMGRKRDHTRDAKILEAAIDILAEAGYDGMTMDMIATRAKAGKATVYRRWSSKVEVVRDALSWMNQSHLELESLPDTGTLRGDLLAVVKPSSMQDHERKFRIFAKLGSFLQHAELPELGLAGIFDPWVNVNRELMRRAQRRGEVAVGADIEMVCQVITSSACYRGLIEHKTFDTNFYAGLIDHILLPALMKDHASHE, encoded by the coding sequence ATGAATCATAATGACAAAACAGAGTCTAATCAGCCGCAAGGAACGGGCGAATCGACTCCACCATCCGTCCCCAAAATGGGACGCAAACGCGACCATACACGAGATGCCAAAATTCTAGAAGCTGCGATCGATATACTTGCCGAAGCCGGATACGACGGAATGACGATGGATATGATTGCGACTAGAGCCAAAGCCGGAAAAGCAACCGTATACCGCCGTTGGTCGTCCAAAGTCGAGGTTGTTCGAGATGCTTTATCATGGATGAACCAAAGCCATCTTGAGCTGGAGTCGCTACCAGATACCGGCACATTGCGCGGCGATCTACTGGCAGTAGTGAAGCCGTCGTCAATGCAAGATCACGAACGCAAATTCCGCATATTCGCCAAGCTCGGTTCCTTTTTGCAGCATGCGGAGCTGCCGGAATTGGGATTGGCGGGCATCTTTGATCCGTGGGTGAACGTGAATAGGGAATTAATGCGCCGGGCACAGCGCCGCGGAGAGGTTGCTGTCGGTGCGGATATTGAGATGGTCTGTCAGGTTATCACCTCATCGGCATGTTATCGAGGGCTGATTGAGCATAAGACGTTTGATACAAACTTCTATGCTGGATTAATCGATCATATTTTGTTGCCTGCACTGATGAAAGATCATGCATCTCACGAATAA
- a CDS encoding DUF3291 domain-containing protein, translated as MLISVTRMRVKGMWVLPLFIYHMVRSTKQLNTAAGLVHSDLSHDGWNVGWTMSVWENKDRMLDYRNHGNHAKTMKAARRIGDEFHSIHWDGDTIPSWEEAKIRLQQKYSGTLEQHKQ; from the coding sequence ATGTTGATTTCAGTGACGCGGATGCGAGTGAAGGGCATGTGGGTGCTGCCGCTTTTTATTTACCATATGGTTCGGTCAACCAAGCAACTGAATACGGCTGCCGGATTGGTACATTCCGACCTTTCACACGATGGTTGGAATGTAGGCTGGACGATGTCGGTATGGGAGAATAAGGATCGCATGCTGGACTACCGCAATCACGGCAATCATGCCAAGACAATGAAAGCGGCGCGTCGAATCGGAGATGAATTTCATTCTATCCATTGGGATGGCGATACGATTCCAAGCTGGGAGGAAGCCAAGATCCGTTTGCAGCAAAAATACAGCGGAACACTGGAACAGCACAAGCAGTGA
- a CDS encoding SDR family NAD(P)-dependent oxidoreductase, which produces MKNFIIFGASKGLGEAFVKGLPEQGDQVWIVSRTRPNILDVEDGIQKYWIEADLANSDASDLVAKALHNVRLDVLIYNVGIWESKGFRDDYDFENDDPAEIVNIININVTSAITCIQKLLPNLKQSDNGKIFLIGSTAGLEHNDFTQVSFTASKFGLRGIGNAIREHVKKYEIGVTCINPGEIATQIPLEDGVEKVLATHKGTQIPLQDIVSLVKCVMNLSKASCVKEINMPAMLDTNA; this is translated from the coding sequence ATGAAAAACTTCATTATATTTGGAGCAAGTAAAGGATTAGGCGAGGCATTCGTTAAAGGATTGCCGGAACAAGGTGATCAGGTTTGGATTGTTTCTAGAACGCGTCCAAACATTTTAGATGTTGAAGATGGTATCCAGAAATATTGGATTGAGGCGGATCTGGCGAATTCGGATGCCAGCGATCTGGTTGCAAAAGCATTACATAATGTTCGATTAGACGTATTGATCTACAATGTAGGGATATGGGAAAGCAAAGGATTCCGAGATGACTATGATTTTGAGAACGATGATCCGGCTGAGATCGTTAACATCATCAACATCAATGTAACTTCCGCTATTACCTGCATACAGAAGCTATTACCGAATCTAAAACAGTCAGATAACGGGAAAATTTTCTTGATTGGCTCTACGGCAGGGCTTGAACATAATGATTTCACGCAAGTTTCCTTTACAGCTTCTAAGTTCGGTTTGCGTGGTATTGGAAATGCGATACGGGAGCATGTGAAGAAGTATGAGATCGGTGTGACTTGTATCAATCCGGGTGAGATTGCTACCCAGATTCCATTGGAAGATGGCGTTGAGAAAGTCTTGGCAACACACAAAGGAACGCAGATTCCGCTTCAAGATATAGTGTCTTTAGTAAAATGCGTGATGAACCTTTCCAAAGCCTCTTGTGTAAAAGAAATCAATATGCCAGCCATGTTGGACACCAATGCGTAG
- a CDS encoding sialate O-acetylesterase, whose product MIQSFLMLGQSNMAGRGCLHEVDPIYNEKINMLRNGQWQMMTEPINYDRPVSGVSLAASFAEAWSNAHPDEEIGLIPCAEGGSSLDDWHPEGILFQHALSEARFALRSSDICGILWHQGESDSHSSLHETYHEKLTVIMQTLRDELKLDNVPWIIGGLGDFLGKTGFGQHATEYQQINEQLQRFAQEQQHCYFVTAEGLTANPDGIHIDAASQRIFGYRYFQAFSQKSHIMQPIAGEEQSLNVKRAYSQKEQIYIHSLELASHTITYAQFEALMAKVMQP is encoded by the coding sequence ATGATACAGTCATTTTTAATGTTGGGTCAGTCGAATATGGCAGGTCGTGGATGTTTGCATGAAGTCGATCCGATTTATAATGAAAAAATAAACATGCTGCGCAATGGGCAGTGGCAGATGATGACAGAGCCGATCAATTACGACCGCCCCGTGTCGGGTGTGAGCCTTGCGGCGTCCTTTGCAGAGGCTTGGTCAAACGCTCATCCTGACGAGGAAATAGGCTTGATTCCATGTGCGGAGGGCGGCAGTTCTTTGGATGATTGGCACCCAGAAGGCATCCTATTTCAGCATGCGTTGTCCGAAGCACGCTTTGCTCTGCGATCCAGCGACATCTGCGGAATCCTGTGGCACCAAGGGGAGAGCGACAGCCATAGCTCACTGCACGAAACGTATCATGAGAAATTAACCGTGATCATGCAGACGCTCCGAGACGAACTGAAGCTGGATAACGTGCCATGGATCATAGGCGGGCTTGGTGATTTCCTTGGCAAGACTGGTTTTGGACAGCATGCGACAGAGTACCAGCAGATCAACGAACAATTGCAGCGCTTCGCTCAGGAACAGCAGCATTGTTATTTTGTAACAGCGGAGGGTTTGACGGCGAATCCTGACGGCATTCATATCGACGCGGCTTCGCAGCGCATATTCGGCTACCGTTATTTTCAGGCATTTTCCCAAAAGAGTCATATTATGCAGCCTATTGCTGGAGAAGAGCAGTCTCTCAATGTGAAGCGAGCCTATTCCCAAAAGGAACAAATCTATATTCACAGTCTAGAACTAGCTTCCCATACGATCACGTACGCACAATTTGAGGCGCTAATGGCGAAGGTGATGCAGCCATGA
- a CDS encoding DUF2306 domain-containing protein, whose translation MASKKTRTLVFILAFLIAGYAIVQYGFLQASDAGLVSFKLQKPNFELKPWLYVLYAHIFTAIFALMIGPFQLFIKPTHARRRWHRRLGYGYVVSIVISGIVNVYLSLFATGGWISGLGFMSLDVLWVSTTLIAVRKIIAKDVQAHQVWMLRSYALTFSAVTLRILLAPLAILLGDFEAAFRVVAWACWIPNLLVIEVVIARMRLRQQQ comes from the coding sequence ATGGCAAGTAAAAAGACTCGGACACTCGTGTTCATTCTCGCATTTTTGATTGCTGGATACGCTATTGTCCAGTATGGCTTTCTTCAAGCGAGTGATGCTGGGCTGGTTTCGTTCAAATTGCAAAAGCCGAATTTTGAACTCAAACCATGGCTCTATGTGCTATACGCCCATATTTTTACGGCGATCTTTGCCTTGATGATAGGGCCGTTTCAACTCTTTATAAAGCCAACCCATGCTAGGAGGCGTTGGCATCGCCGATTGGGATATGGATATGTTGTCTCGATTGTAATTAGTGGGATCGTGAATGTGTATTTGTCCCTGTTTGCCACAGGCGGCTGGATTTCCGGGCTTGGGTTTATGTCGCTCGATGTACTGTGGGTTTCGACTACGCTTATTGCAGTAAGAAAAATTATCGCCAAAGACGTCCAAGCTCATCAAGTATGGATGCTGCGCAGTTATGCGCTTACGTTTTCCGCGGTCACGCTTCGCATCTTGTTAGCGCCGCTAGCTATTCTGCTTGGCGATTTCGAGGCGGCATTTCGCGTTGTCGCTTGGGCTTGCTGGATTCCGAATCTGCTCGTCATCGAAGTCGTGATTGCTAGAATGAGGTTGCGGCAGCAGCAATGA